A genomic stretch from Fodinibius salinus includes:
- the tyrA gene encoding bifunctional chorismate mutase/prephenate dehydrogenase, which yields MTPKEKKLGPQRDRIDEIDSQLLDLLAERREIVHEVIDKKVKNQLPIFAPKREDEKTKKFRKMAANRNLDPDWAEDFLRMIMASSRASQSSNEFPRATEEPKHILIVGAKGGMGQLYSRIIRQTGHKLYQIDKHNWHELEEMAPNIDLAIVAVPINVTEDVIKRLAPKLKPDTILADFTSNKTDPIKTMKEAHDGPILGLHPMHGPDVDNLSKQLMVVCTARDTNTSEWVIQQSKLWGMRVVEADAEKHDHVMHMVQGLRHFVALLHGSFMKTYDLKPQDILDYSSPIYRAELMMTGRIFAQSAELYADIVFANEERRELLLKFIEHNDKLAQMVKNDDKEGFVKEFESVTDFFGKFASQALEESGYLINRLADRFA from the coding sequence ATGACCCCTAAAGAAAAGAAACTCGGTCCCCAACGTGATCGCATTGATGAAATTGATAGCCAGCTCCTTGATCTCCTTGCCGAACGACGGGAAATTGTGCACGAAGTTATAGACAAAAAGGTTAAAAACCAGCTCCCCATTTTTGCACCCAAGCGTGAAGATGAAAAAACTAAGAAGTTCCGGAAGATGGCCGCCAACCGCAATCTCGATCCCGACTGGGCCGAAGACTTTTTGCGGATGATTATGGCCTCATCCCGAGCCAGCCAATCCTCTAATGAATTTCCACGTGCTACTGAAGAACCTAAGCACATTTTAATTGTTGGCGCTAAGGGTGGCATGGGGCAACTGTATTCCCGCATCATCAGGCAGACGGGACACAAGCTTTATCAAATTGACAAACATAATTGGCATGAGCTCGAAGAAATGGCCCCAAACATTGATCTGGCCATTGTTGCCGTACCGATCAATGTTACTGAAGATGTCATCAAGCGGCTGGCACCCAAGCTTAAGCCTGATACCATCCTTGCTGATTTTACAAGCAATAAAACCGACCCCATCAAAACGATGAAAGAAGCTCACGACGGACCAATTTTGGGCCTCCACCCCATGCATGGTCCCGATGTTGACAATCTGTCTAAACAGTTGATGGTAGTTTGTACTGCGCGAGACACGAATACATCAGAGTGGGTTATCCAACAGTCAAAATTGTGGGGCATGCGCGTAGTTGAAGCTGATGCCGAAAAACATGACCATGTAATGCACATGGTGCAGGGACTGCGCCACTTTGTAGCGCTGCTACACGGCTCATTTATGAAGACCTACGATCTGAAACCGCAAGATATCCTTGACTATTCTTCGCCCATCTACCGTGCCGAGCTGATGATGACAGGACGTATTTTTGCTCAAAGCGCTGAACTATATGCGGATATCGTTTTTGCCAATGAAGAACGGCGTGAACTGCTACTCAAATTTATTGAACATAATGACAAACTTGCTCAGATGGTTAAGAATGATGACAAAGAGGGTTTTGTCAAAGAGTTTGAGTCCGTAACTGATTTCTTTGGCAAGTTTGCCAGCCAGGCCCTCGAAGAAAGCGGATATCTGATTAACCGGCTGGCCGATCGTTTTGCCTGA
- the uvrB gene encoding excinuclease ABC subunit UvrB, with product MSHFDLQSPWPPAGDQPEAIEELVEGIENGDKYQTLLGITGSGKTRTVSGVIDEVEKPTLVMSHNKTLAAQLYRELSDFFPDNKVEFFISYYDYYQPEAYLSSQDKYIEKDLSINDEIQRLRLRATSSLLSGRRDVIIVSSVSCIYGIGSPSEYQKLIINLEQGMTISRNKLLYDLVDLHYTRNDREFSRGTFRVRGDVVDLYPAYAEDGLRISFWGDEIEKMEIFDTDSGEVLDTVQEFRIYPASHYVTTEDRLNKAIDQIRDELNQRVGTLNDEGKYLEAKRLEQRTLFDIEMMQEIGYCSGIENYSRYLSNRKPGERPYCLFDYFPDDFLLVVDESHQTVPQISAMYGGDRSRKTELVENGFRLPSAMDNRPLTFEEWEGLVNQAIFVSATPSDYELEKSGGAFVEQIVRPTGLMEPEIEVRPVENQIDDLLEEIQKRIANGDRVLCITLTKRLSEELSEYLKSVGISAAYMHSELNAMERVEVLFKFRRGDFDVLVGINLLREGIDIPELSLVAILDADKEGFLRSETSLFQIVGRAARNVEGKAILYGDKITDSMQTVIDETKRRRKIQKEFNEEHGITPETIEKELKPLVDPALISNENFDLEGDSEDEEEALEVVKVADEGIKYKANPAMKEVTFDNKEEFLEYLQDSMHNAAQNMEFEEAARIRDQIEQLEEEL from the coding sequence ATGTCCCATTTTGATTTACAATCTCCCTGGCCGCCGGCGGGTGATCAGCCGGAAGCCATTGAAGAATTAGTAGAAGGCATCGAAAATGGAGATAAGTATCAGACGTTGCTGGGAATTACCGGTTCGGGAAAGACGCGAACGGTATCAGGTGTTATCGATGAGGTTGAGAAACCGACGTTGGTAATGAGCCACAACAAAACGCTGGCTGCACAGTTATACCGCGAGCTCAGCGACTTTTTCCCTGACAACAAGGTAGAGTTTTTTATCTCCTATTATGATTACTATCAGCCCGAGGCTTATCTCTCATCTCAGGATAAATACATTGAAAAGGATTTGTCGATCAATGATGAGATTCAGCGCCTGCGCCTGCGGGCGACGAGCTCGCTGCTTTCCGGTCGACGTGATGTGATTATCGTTTCATCGGTAAGTTGTATTTACGGTATTGGGTCGCCTTCGGAGTACCAGAAGTTGATTATTAACCTTGAACAGGGCATGACCATTTCCCGAAATAAGTTACTCTATGATCTTGTAGATTTGCACTATACGCGCAACGATCGGGAATTCAGTCGCGGCACCTTTCGCGTGCGCGGTGATGTAGTGGATTTGTATCCCGCTTATGCCGAAGATGGCCTTCGTATTTCTTTTTGGGGGGATGAAATCGAAAAGATGGAGATTTTTGATACCGATTCAGGGGAAGTTTTAGATACCGTGCAAGAGTTTCGAATCTATCCTGCGTCGCATTATGTGACTACCGAAGATCGGCTTAATAAAGCTATAGATCAGATTCGCGATGAGCTGAACCAGCGCGTGGGTACGCTCAATGATGAAGGTAAATACTTAGAGGCCAAGAGGCTGGAGCAGCGTACGCTCTTTGATATTGAGATGATGCAGGAGATTGGTTACTGTTCAGGCATTGAAAACTATTCGCGCTATTTAAGTAACCGTAAGCCGGGCGAACGTCCGTACTGCCTATTTGATTACTTTCCGGATGACTTTCTGCTGGTGGTAGATGAGAGCCACCAGACGGTACCCCAGATTTCGGCTATGTATGGTGGTGACCGGTCCCGAAAGACAGAGCTGGTGGAAAATGGATTTCGCCTGCCTTCGGCCATGGATAATCGTCCACTTACCTTCGAAGAATGGGAGGGACTGGTCAACCAGGCTATTTTTGTAAGTGCTACCCCCAGTGATTATGAGCTCGAGAAAAGCGGCGGCGCTTTTGTGGAACAAATTGTACGCCCCACCGGACTTATGGAACCCGAAATTGAAGTACGTCCCGTTGAGAATCAGATTGATGATCTGCTCGAAGAAATTCAAAAGCGGATAGCCAATGGAGATCGGGTATTATGTATTACCCTCACCAAACGACTGAGCGAAGAGCTGAGCGAATATCTCAAAAGCGTGGGCATTTCGGCAGCTTATATGCACAGCGAGCTGAATGCTATGGAGCGTGTAGAGGTACTCTTTAAATTCCGCCGCGGTGACTTTGATGTCCTTGTAGGTATCAATCTGCTGCGGGAGGGTATCGACATTCCCGAACTTAGCCTTGTGGCCATATTAGATGCAGACAAAGAAGGATTCCTTCGGTCGGAGACTTCGCTTTTCCAAATAGTGGGCCGCGCAGCGCGGAATGTAGAAGGCAAAGCTATTTTGTACGGCGATAAAATTACCGACAGTATGCAAACAGTTATTGATGAGACCAAACGGCGGCGCAAAATACAGAAAGAATTTAACGAAGAACATGGCATAACACCCGAGACTATTGAAAAAGAGCTGAAGCCGCTGGTGGATCCCGCGTTGATTTCTAACGAGAACTTCGACTTGGAAGGGGATAGTGAAGACGAGGAAGAAGCTCTTGAGGTGGTAAAAGTGGCCGATGAAGGTATTAAGTACAAGGCAAATCCAGCGATGAAAGAGGTAACTTTTGATAATAAAGAGGAGTTTCTGGAATACCTACAGGATTCGATGCATAACGCTGCACAGAATATGGAGTTTGAAGAAGCGGCGCGCATCCGTGACCAGATCGAACAATTAGAAGAAGAACTGTAA
- a CDS encoding class I SAM-dependent methyltransferase: MSTLAYLKSFFKDKDVASVTPTSRFCVRSVCSPIDFTKDITVVEYGAGAGVFSRYILQNMTADSKLFLFETNEILFEKLEQINDPRAICYDESVEFVSKLLPDETIGEVDFIISGIPFSFLDEDTKSSILSQSSRLLRDGGKFLAYQTSGHLKEPLRQTFGNVKTEWEWRNIPPMTVYEAEK; this comes from the coding sequence ATGAGCACACTAGCGTATTTAAAAAGTTTTTTTAAGGATAAAGATGTTGCCTCGGTGACGCCCACTTCTCGATTTTGCGTGCGGAGTGTATGCAGCCCAATTGATTTCACCAAAGATATTACCGTGGTGGAGTACGGTGCCGGTGCCGGCGTTTTTTCCCGGTATATTCTACAAAATATGACAGCTGATTCTAAGCTGTTCCTCTTTGAAACCAATGAGATCCTCTTTGAGAAACTAGAGCAAATCAATGATCCGCGGGCTATTTGTTATGATGAGAGCGTAGAATTTGTGAGCAAACTGCTGCCCGATGAAACCATTGGAGAAGTTGATTTTATCATTTCCGGGATTCCTTTTTCTTTTTTGGATGAAGATACAAAGTCATCGATCTTGAGCCAGAGTTCTCGGCTCTTGCGCGACGGCGGAAAGTTCTTGGCCTATCAGACATCAGGACACTTAAAGGAGCCGTTGCGGCAAACCTTCGGTAACGTCAAAACGGAATGGGAGTGGCGGAACATCCCTCCGATGACAGTGTATGAGGCCGAAAAATAA
- a CDS encoding fasciclin domain-containing protein, which yields MSIVQKIASTALVMIISTALISCGNTKEKPNNTTTQNETTSASTTGQAGVKDDASKAHILQIAKESPDHTILAKAIEAAGIQNVLANPGPLTVFAPTDDAFKALPEGTLDDLMKPENKSKLAKILTSHASPASLDQDQLAKGTNVYLATGQYVKSEKKDGDIYVNGAKILGSVDASNGEVHVVDKVFLVAAN from the coding sequence ATGAGTATCGTACAAAAAATAGCCTCGACAGCGTTGGTGATGATAATTTCTACAGCACTAATTTCGTGTGGAAATACAAAAGAAAAACCCAATAATACAACAACCCAAAATGAGACTACCTCTGCATCTACAACAGGACAGGCGGGTGTAAAAGATGATGCATCTAAAGCGCACATCCTGCAAATTGCTAAAGAATCCCCTGATCATACTATTCTTGCTAAAGCGATAGAAGCAGCCGGCATCCAAAATGTACTGGCTAATCCGGGACCGTTAACAGTATTTGCTCCAACCGATGATGCTTTTAAAGCATTACCTGAAGGTACGCTCGACGATTTGATGAAGCCTGAGAATAAATCTAAGTTAGCCAAAATTTTAACTTCCCATGCTTCTCCTGCTTCACTGGATCAAGATCAATTGGCCAAAGGCACGAATGTATATCTGGCCACCGGACAGTATGTGAAATCAGAAAAGAAAGACGGTGACATTTATGTTAACGGAGCCAAAATTTTAGGTTCTGTTGATGCTTCAAATGGTGAAGTTCACGTGGTCGACAAGGTTTTCTTAGTAGCCGCCAATTAA
- the rplS gene encoding 50S ribosomal protein L19: MDKLKLAEQTLINDEYPEFQTGDTVNVHYRVREGDKERIQKFEGLVISRSGSGANQTFMVRKISEGNIGVERIFPLHSPFIAKIKLKKQGDIRRSKLYYLRERQGKSARIKEKDQNQDTIREINRQAEKKAEANDQQNSGSEEE, from the coding sequence ATGGATAAGTTAAAACTAGCAGAACAGACATTGATTAACGACGAGTATCCCGAGTTTCAAACCGGTGATACCGTGAATGTGCACTACCGCGTGCGCGAAGGAGATAAAGAGAGAATTCAGAAGTTTGAAGGACTTGTTATCTCACGCAGCGGTTCTGGTGCCAACCAGACTTTTATGGTGCGTAAAATTTCGGAGGGAAATATTGGCGTTGAACGTATTTTCCCACTTCATTCTCCGTTTATCGCAAAAATTAAACTGAAAAAGCAAGGCGATATCAGACGTTCCAAGCTATATTATCTACGCGAACGTCAAGGTAAATCAGCCCGTATTAAGGAGAAAGACCAAAATCAAGATACGATTCGCGAAATAAACCGCCAGGCAGAAAAAAAAGCTGAAGCTAACGATCAGCAAAATTCTGGCTCCGAAGAGGAGTAA
- the trmD gene encoding tRNA (guanosine(37)-N1)-methyltransferase TrmD, protein MRIDIISAVPQLLESPLKHSIVGNARENGLVEIHIHDLRDYSEDKHKKVDDYPYGGGAGMVLTPQPIFSCIEKLQSQREYDEIIFTAPNGDPFEQESANKLSISQNLMFLCGHYKGVDQRVIDSLITETYSIGDVVLSGGELPAAVMVDSIVRLLPGALGDAESALTDSFQNDLLEGPVYTRPAKYRDMEVPKVLRSGDHQKVKQWRLEQSLERTKNVRPDMYKKFRNEQQ, encoded by the coding sequence ATGCGCATTGATATCATATCGGCCGTACCGCAGCTGCTCGAGAGTCCGCTGAAACACAGTATTGTGGGTAACGCCCGGGAAAATGGTTTGGTTGAAATCCATATTCACGACCTGCGCGATTACTCCGAGGATAAGCACAAGAAAGTAGATGACTATCCCTACGGTGGTGGAGCCGGCATGGTGCTTACGCCCCAGCCGATTTTCTCATGCATTGAAAAACTGCAGAGCCAAAGGGAATATGATGAAATCATCTTTACAGCTCCGAATGGAGATCCATTCGAGCAGGAAAGTGCTAATAAATTATCTATCAGCCAAAACCTGATGTTTTTGTGCGGGCACTATAAAGGAGTCGATCAGCGTGTTATAGATTCACTAATTACCGAGACCTACAGCATTGGCGATGTAGTACTTTCCGGCGGTGAGCTGCCGGCGGCCGTAATGGTAGATTCCATTGTCCGGCTGTTACCCGGCGCACTAGGTGACGCGGAAAGCGCATTAACGGACTCTTTCCAAAATGATTTACTGGAAGGTCCGGTTTATACGCGCCCTGCTAAATACCGGGATATGGAAGTACCAAAAGTGCTGCGGTCAGGTGATCATCAAAAAGTAAAACAATGGCGATTAGAACAATCGCTGGAGCGTACGAAGAACGTACGTCCTGATATGTACAAAAAATTTCGAAATGAACAACAGTAA
- the rimM gene encoding ribosome maturation factor RimM (Essential for efficient processing of 16S rRNA) gives MLEPIENQYTKIGVISRSHGVAGDVLIIPDIYAPTLFDALDLVHIANTRGDLVPARIESVRVQEKNNRLSFFVKFEHVTDRTQAEKLKNFAVYADRKAVDNQLDSEKIPLDLSSFDVLADKQLVGSVKAMQKNPAHPIIEVSTSNQEQLLIPLVDEYVVDIDEGKEEIQCQNLDQLKGL, from the coding sequence ATGCTGGAACCTATTGAAAACCAGTACACAAAGATCGGGGTTATTTCCCGATCTCATGGCGTAGCGGGTGATGTGTTAATCATCCCCGATATTTACGCTCCAACACTTTTTGATGCTCTTGACTTGGTGCATATTGCAAACACCAGAGGGGATTTGGTCCCTGCTCGGATTGAGTCGGTCCGGGTGCAAGAAAAGAACAACCGACTTTCGTTCTTTGTAAAATTTGAACACGTGACTGATCGCACGCAGGCCGAAAAGCTGAAAAACTTTGCCGTCTATGCAGATCGCAAAGCAGTAGACAATCAGCTGGATTCGGAGAAAATTCCGCTGGACCTAAGCTCGTTTGACGTTCTGGCTGATAAACAATTAGTCGGCTCCGTCAAAGCTATGCAAAAAAATCCGGCGCATCCGATTATCGAGGTCTCGACCAGCAACCAAGAGCAACTGTTAATACCACTTGTGGATGAGTACGTTGTCGATATTGATGAAGGAAAAGAAGAAATACAATGCCAAAACCTGGACCAACTGAAAGGACTATAA